A genomic window from Methanoculleus caldifontis includes:
- a CDS encoding fasciclin domain-containing protein: MQATHALILALAVAATVLACGCTSPVVDPTANQTNETLTVESLPIAGVLDREGNFTTFLQAFEAAGLVGTIEGPGPYTVFAPTDEAFEQFPDAVMEGLFNDPKGALAEIALYHMVPGRHTASEIAANRTIATVQGNRAPVEADGDEVTVGGAAVVRTDIPAANGVIHVIDAVMIPPDVTLPPEPEENGTG; encoded by the coding sequence ATGCAGGCAACGCACGCACTCATACTCGCTCTGGCCGTCGCGGCGACGGTCCTCGCCTGCGGCTGCACGAGCCCGGTGGTGGATCCGACCGCAAACCAGACGAACGAGACCCTGACCGTCGAGAGCCTCCCGATCGCCGGGGTGCTCGACCGTGAAGGCAACTTCACGACGTTCCTCCAGGCATTCGAGGCGGCCGGGCTTGTGGGGACGATCGAAGGGCCGGGCCCGTACACGGTCTTTGCCCCCACCGATGAGGCCTTTGAGCAGTTTCCGGATGCCGTGATGGAGGGGCTCTTCAACGACCCGAAGGGTGCCCTCGCCGAGATCGCCCTCTACCATATGGTGCCGGGCAGGCACACGGCCTCCGAGATCGCCGCCAACCGGACGATCGCGACCGTCCAGGGCAACCGGGCCCCTGTCGAGGCCGATGGCGACGAAGTGACGGTAGGCGGTGCGGCAGTGGTCAGGACCGATATCCCGGCCGCAAACGGGGTCATCCACGTCATCGATGCGGTCATGATCCCGCCGGACGTGACGCTGCCGCCGGAGCCCGAAGAGAACGGCACCGGATGA
- a CDS encoding thioredoxin-like domain-containing protein, which yields MQLTAAPDLPADLEWLNTDRPLAVRDLAGRVVLLSFGTFACSSCMRLVPEIRRLKEEHPELVVIEIHSPGLEAEPVTENVREAVRRAGVDHPVAVDRDRRVWQAFGVRDWPTFVLIDPAGNVVGRTTGEGLYGRLNPKIARIEAEFERRGELSRQPLQPAAATEAGSLYRPGKIAADTAGMRLFVSDTGHHRIVVADAGGRILETIGSGTAGNADGPFTKAAFYRPEGLAFDEEAGILYVADTGNHTIRQISWPDRRVVTVAGTGLEAPAAGIAGPGTGVALSAPRDLALMGGHLYIAMAGSHQIWRMDLATHEVEPYAGSGREALADGPLEAAAFAGPSGLVTDGEALFVADRGASAIRRIKRGMVETFIGHSPDDFGDLDTIAGMARIHHAAGLAYHQGLIYLADTGNHKIKEFDPATGWVLTRVGNGNRGYRDGLSGDARLNEPHGLVRMGGLWYIADTGNHVVRVYDPTRHAVSTLNLWR from the coding sequence ATGCAACTGACGGCAGCCCCGGATCTCCCCGCGGATCTCGAGTGGCTCAACACCGATCGCCCCCTCGCCGTCCGCGACCTGGCAGGCAGGGTGGTGCTGCTCTCGTTCGGGACGTTCGCCTGTTCAAGCTGTATGCGGCTCGTGCCGGAGATCCGGCGCCTCAAGGAGGAGCACCCGGAACTCGTGGTCATCGAGATCCACTCCCCCGGCCTTGAGGCGGAACCGGTCACCGAAAACGTCCGCGAGGCGGTCCGCCGGGCGGGAGTCGACCACCCCGTCGCCGTCGACCGCGACCGCCGGGTCTGGCAGGCCTTCGGGGTGCGGGACTGGCCGACGTTCGTCCTGATCGACCCGGCGGGGAACGTCGTCGGAAGGACCACCGGGGAAGGCCTCTACGGGAGACTCAACCCGAAGATCGCCCGGATTGAAGCGGAGTTCGAGCGGCGCGGCGAGCTCTCGCGGCAACCCCTGCAGCCCGCGGCCGCGACGGAGGCAGGAAGCCTCTACCGCCCGGGAAAGATCGCCGCCGACACCGCCGGGATGCGCCTCTTTGTCAGCGATACCGGCCACCACCGGATCGTCGTCGCCGATGCCGGCGGCCGGATCCTCGAGACGATCGGTTCCGGGACTGCCGGGAATGCCGACGGACCGTTTACAAAAGCCGCGTTCTACCGGCCGGAGGGGCTCGCCTTCGACGAAGAAGCAGGCATCCTCTACGTCGCGGACACCGGGAACCATACCATCCGGCAGATCTCGTGGCCCGACCGGAGGGTCGTGACGGTTGCCGGGACGGGGCTTGAGGCGCCCGCGGCAGGCATTGCCGGTCCGGGGACAGGTGTGGCGCTGAGCGCGCCGCGGGACCTCGCCCTGATGGGCGGCCACCTCTACATCGCGATGGCGGGGTCACACCAGATCTGGCGGATGGACCTTGCCACTCACGAGGTGGAGCCCTACGCCGGTTCGGGCCGGGAAGCCCTCGCCGACGGTCCGCTCGAAGCGGCGGCCTTCGCCGGACCGTCGGGGCTCGTCACCGACGGCGAGGCGCTCTTCGTGGCCGACCGCGGGGCGTCGGCCATCCGGCGGATCAAGCGGGGGATGGTCGAGACCTTCATCGGGCACTCGCCCGACGACTTCGGCGACCTCGACACCATCGCCGGGATGGCCCGCATCCACCACGCGGCGGGGCTGGCCTACCACCAGGGCCTCATCTATCTCGCCGATACCGGGAACCACAAGATCAAAGAGTTCGACCCCGCGACGGGCTGGGTCCTCACCCGCGTCGGGAACGGCAACCGCGGCTACCGTGACGGGCTGTCGGGGGACGCAAGGCTGAACGAGCCGCACGGTCTCGTCCGGATGGGAGGGCTCTGGTACATCGCCGATACCGGCAACCACGTCGTCAGGGTCTACGACCCGACCCGCCACGCGGTCTCGACCCTGAACCTCTGGAGGTGA
- a CDS encoding fasciclin domain-containing protein, which translates to MKDIVETAREDGRLSISVRMLEAGGLTETLRGGGPYTAFFPTDEAFSRFPDEALDAIANDRGRLNGMILYHVVRGKLTIRDLSGMEAITTLQGDYLEIEAGEGMRVNNAAVVQPDVECTNGIYHVIDRVLLPRAVEARMQKAP; encoded by the coding sequence ATGAAGGATATCGTTGAGACTGCCCGGGAGGACGGCCGGTTGAGCATCTCTGTTCGGATGCTGGAGGCCGGGGGTCTGACGGAGACCCTTCGGGGAGGCGGACCGTATACGGCATTTTTCCCGACGGACGAGGCGTTCTCCAGGTTTCCGGACGAGGCACTGGATGCCATCGCAAACGACCGGGGGAGGCTTAATGGCATGATCCTGTATCACGTGGTCAGGGGCAAGCTCACCATACGGGATCTCTCAGGGATGGAGGCCATCACGACCCTGCAGGGTGATTACCTTGAGATCGAGGCCGGGGAAGGGATGCGGGTGAACAACGCTGCCGTCGTCCAGCCCGACGTCGAGTGTACGAACGGCATATACCACGTCATCGACAGGGTGCTCCTGCCGCGGGCGGTCGAGGCACGGATGCAGAAGGCGCCCTGA
- a CDS encoding fasciclin domain-containing protein — translation MKNIIETLEDSEGLSVFLDLIRIAGMEQALREQGPFTVFVPTNEAFSRVPEERMNELRQDPDKLLLILSYHVVPGQLTSEDLRSIAAVRSSLGTDLILRSSDRGITVNSVPLVETDAFCTNGICHAIASALVPPTIEIVAP, via the coding sequence ATGAAGAACATCATCGAAACCCTGGAGGACTCCGAGGGCCTCAGCGTCTTCCTCGACCTGATCCGGATAGCGGGCATGGAGCAGGCTCTCCGTGAGCAGGGACCGTTCACGGTCTTTGTCCCGACGAACGAGGCATTCTCGCGGGTCCCCGAAGAGCGGATGAACGAACTCCGGCAGGACCCGGACAAACTTCTCCTGATCCTGAGTTACCATGTCGTGCCGGGGCAGCTCACCTCAGAAGACCTCCGGAGCATCGCCGCCGTCAGGTCGAGCCTCGGGACGGACCTCATCCTCCGGTCGTCGGATCGGGGCATCACCGTCAACAGCGTCCCGCTCGTCGAGACCGACGCGTTCTGCACGAACGGCATCTGCCACGCGATAGCGTCGGCGCTCGTCCCGCCGACGATCGAGATCGTCGCGCCCTGA
- a CDS encoding fasciclin domain-containing protein — protein sequence MKSILVTLRDSGSFGTFLDLVREAGMEEMLGREGPYTLFVPDDDAFRAASGERLAAVRKDPGRLADILRYHMVAGVHSTVDLIGIRTLRSLQGEDLAVEVAPEGVLVNNVPVMESDAWCTNGICHAISALLLPRGAGVVAVPAGTGARENV from the coding sequence ATGAAGAGTATCCTCGTGACGTTGCGGGATTCGGGGTCGTTTGGGACGTTTCTCGATCTCGTGCGGGAGGCCGGCATGGAAGAGATGCTCGGCAGGGAAGGCCCTTACACGCTCTTTGTCCCGGACGACGACGCTTTCCGCGCGGCCTCCGGTGAGAGGCTCGCCGCCGTCCGCAAGGACCCCGGCCGGCTCGCCGATATTCTGAGGTACCATATGGTTGCCGGAGTCCATTCTACGGTCGATCTCATCGGTATCCGGACCCTGCGATCGCTTCAGGGCGAGGACCTGGCCGTGGAGGTCGCGCCGGAGGGGGTGCTGGTCAACAACGTGCCGGTCATGGAGTCGGACGCGTGGTGCACCAACGGGATCTGCCACGCGATCTCCGCGCTGCTCCTGCCCCGCGGTGCCGGGGTGGTTGCCGTGCCGGCCGGGACGGGTGCCCGTGAGAACGTATAA
- a CDS encoding fasciclin domain-containing protein, producing the protein MAKIFDTLKNDGRFTRLAEIIQTLGKDERFQGDGPMTFFAPVDSAWDAIPEPNRAMILNDKQMLSHLIDFFTISGHKCTLDALLSKNVVKTVEGNPIMVRKTERGTQVDEAVVIEGNMETENGIVHALDGIPFVTLSQAFEAYAAK; encoded by the coding sequence ATGGCGAAGATCTTTGATACATTGAAGAACGATGGAAGGTTCACGCGGCTCGCTGAGATCATCCAGACCCTCGGCAAGGACGAGAGGTTCCAGGGCGACGGACCGATGACGTTCTTTGCCCCGGTCGACTCGGCCTGGGACGCGATCCCCGAACCGAACCGGGCGATGATCTTAAACGACAAACAGATGCTCTCGCATCTTATCGACTTCTTCACGATCAGCGGGCACAAATGCACGCTCGACGCGTTGCTCTCAAAGAATGTTGTGAAGACTGTCGAAGGGAACCCCATCATGGTCCGGAAGACCGAGCGGGGGACCCAGGTGGACGAGGCCGTCGTCATCGAGGGGAACATGGAGACGGAGAACGGCATCGTCCACGCCCTCGACGGGATCCCGTTCGTGACGCTCTCGCAGGCCTTCGAGGCCTACGCAGCAAAGTAG
- a CDS encoding bifunctional RecB family nuclease/DEAD/DEAH box helicase codes for MSDKPGGTSRTRWYPSMPRFNLSPSLIGRYFYHDCERYLRYHATPEQEREAAGIPAVPPDRSPVTKALLEAGVRWEEEVVRTRLAGQVRIPDGTGPLTGRSFSIEESFEVLARLSPGEAVYQPTIPVSVHFLRNYGLDPDLHRFSPCRPDLVRLDGGKDGKPVLSVIDIKASEDLSVSHRVQATLYALILDHALDLVGIDLPVDLDRAGIWLYGEDEPETFRLHLNIRVIEDFFRHRLPDILAGPAADVPWHITSRCEACEFYPHCRREAEATGSVSQIPGLSSVGRRYLREAAWEGGAPIETLGDLERFLSDPASDRRLDGCGSLADRGDRLRATVRALRGGEVVPLAATSLALPIFEDVGIVLTLQKDPVSGRVYALGFRRFKGEAVFKTPSREAVFVAAGEDDCDRIRREFVRALAAELSAVDEYNKGREWTDQKSVQTYVYDTYEEDLFTRLIVEAIEDPATAEDALRLRFYYQDPGIATGSAHPSGSVPFPLVVLTREIRRLLALPVPFTLRMPEVLAAIPSSRFAYRLNAGDLFWNEQSNAMRSDAVIMAWSGSRPEAADWIEQEVSRRLIAAGSVLDGLRERVKGDLVRWAERFRFPRPWDAATPEISRLLFIAEYESAMGAQKVQELRSRPWDARLRDGISIPLKKSEGNFWKVLAPLDLALFEQSQVFSYLLVRDDDAGREAQLSFDDTRYRASMNPGRSGACFAKVRDSIVDRKAGLVRGLVLEVTTGQGCPAFAEGDLAVLHPRFTDFTVQRAVERLLDLDGQPENPFIRLLRDPQGFAGPVREREEVICDAERLARDSGFTKSQERAFRQVLTNRLTLVWGPPGTGKTHFLANALLSLVKARRVQNERVRIGVTAFTHAAIENLLVKIQESVGGFGLDADLAIYKLNATRTARGERSLEALPHDRADTVAGCPSLLLGGTVHSFGKLEKSLPALDLLIVDEASQMRPAELAMALSVLGREGRLVLAGDDLQLPPVVQGAYPAPEDGLPGLEDSIFAYLRHRDDPARPVYTCQLQENWRMNRTLSRFAAETLYGPGYAPATDLVGSRRIALAEGETEEYIEWVLDPAYPLVLCVLENVRTTVENRIEAALAARLASTLRERLIDPETGRPYPAGGDGDARFWQHGLFIVSPHHAQIGAVQDCLARERAWESRPFVDTVDKMQGQEAEAVIVSYGVSDVETALAEAEFIYSRNRLNVSLTRSRAKCVVFLPRPLLEPPLDLVGDETAAAGLEQMLDLQEFCRTHGEARTFSPGGEAEGVRLTVMRAREG; via the coding sequence ATGAGTGACAAACCCGGGGGAACCTCCCGGACCCGATGGTATCCCTCCATGCCCCGCTTCAACCTCAGCCCGTCACTCATCGGCCGCTACTTCTACCACGACTGCGAACGCTACCTCCGATACCACGCGACCCCCGAGCAGGAGCGCGAGGCGGCCGGGATCCCGGCGGTCCCGCCGGACAGGAGCCCGGTGACGAAGGCCCTCCTCGAGGCAGGGGTCCGGTGGGAGGAAGAGGTCGTCCGGACGAGGCTTGCGGGGCAGGTGCGCATCCCGGACGGGACGGGACCCCTCACCGGCCGGTCGTTCTCGATCGAGGAGAGTTTCGAGGTCCTCGCCCGCCTCTCACCGGGCGAGGCGGTCTACCAGCCGACCATCCCGGTCTCGGTCCACTTCCTCCGCAACTACGGCCTCGACCCGGACCTGCACCGCTTCTCCCCCTGCCGCCCCGACCTCGTCCGGCTCGACGGGGGGAAGGACGGAAAGCCGGTCCTCTCGGTCATCGATATCAAGGCGAGCGAGGACCTCAGCGTCAGCCACCGGGTCCAGGCGACGCTCTATGCCCTCATCCTCGACCACGCGCTCGATCTCGTCGGGATCGATCTCCCGGTCGACCTCGACCGGGCGGGGATCTGGCTCTACGGCGAGGACGAGCCGGAGACGTTCCGGCTGCACCTGAACATCCGGGTGATCGAGGACTTCTTCCGTCACCGTCTCCCGGACATTCTCGCCGGCCCGGCGGCAGACGTCCCCTGGCACATCACGTCGCGGTGCGAGGCCTGCGAGTTCTACCCCCACTGCCGGCGCGAGGCGGAGGCGACCGGTTCGGTCTCGCAGATCCCCGGCCTCTCCTCGGTCGGGCGGCGATACCTCCGCGAGGCCGCGTGGGAGGGCGGTGCTCCCATCGAGACGCTCGGCGACCTTGAACGGTTCCTCTCGGACCCCGCGAGCGACCGCCGCCTCGACGGCTGCGGGTCGCTTGCAGACCGGGGCGACCGCCTGCGGGCGACGGTCCGGGCACTCCGGGGAGGCGAGGTCGTCCCCCTCGCCGCGACGTCGCTCGCCCTCCCGATCTTCGAGGACGTCGGGATCGTCCTCACGCTCCAGAAGGACCCCGTCTCCGGCCGGGTCTACGCTCTCGGCTTCCGGCGGTTCAAGGGCGAAGCGGTCTTTAAGACCCCTTCCCGCGAGGCCGTCTTCGTTGCGGCGGGCGAGGACGACTGCGACCGGATCCGGCGGGAGTTCGTCCGTGCGCTCGCCGCGGAACTCAGCGCCGTCGACGAGTACAACAAGGGCCGGGAGTGGACCGACCAGAAGTCCGTCCAGACCTACGTCTACGACACCTACGAGGAGGACCTCTTCACGCGGCTGATCGTCGAGGCGATAGAGGACCCCGCGACGGCAGAAGACGCCCTCCGGCTCCGGTTCTACTACCAGGACCCCGGCATCGCTACGGGGTCCGCCCACCCGTCGGGATCGGTCCCGTTTCCGCTCGTCGTCCTGACCCGCGAGATCCGGCGGCTCCTCGCCCTCCCGGTCCCGTTCACCCTCCGGATGCCGGAGGTCCTCGCGGCCATCCCGTCCTCCCGCTTCGCCTACCGGCTCAACGCAGGCGACCTCTTCTGGAACGAGCAGAGCAACGCGATGAGGAGCGACGCCGTCATCATGGCCTGGAGCGGGTCCCGGCCGGAGGCCGCGGACTGGATCGAACAGGAGGTCTCGCGCCGGCTGATTGCGGCGGGGAGCGTCCTCGACGGGCTCCGCGAGCGGGTGAAGGGCGATCTCGTCCGCTGGGCGGAGAGGTTCCGGTTCCCGCGGCCGTGGGATGCCGCGACGCCGGAGATCTCCCGTCTCCTCTTCATCGCGGAGTACGAGTCGGCCATGGGTGCGCAGAAGGTCCAGGAGCTGCGGAGCAGGCCGTGGGACGCCCGGCTCCGCGACGGGATCAGCATCCCCCTCAAAAAGAGCGAGGGGAACTTCTGGAAGGTCCTCGCCCCCCTCGACCTCGCGCTCTTCGAGCAGTCGCAGGTCTTCAGTTACCTCCTCGTCAGAGACGACGACGCGGGGAGGGAGGCGCAGCTCTCCTTTGACGACACCCGCTACCGGGCGAGCATGAACCCCGGCAGGAGCGGGGCCTGCTTTGCGAAGGTCCGCGACAGCATCGTCGACCGGAAGGCCGGGCTGGTCAGGGGGCTCGTGCTTGAGGTGACGACCGGCCAGGGCTGCCCGGCCTTTGCGGAGGGCGATCTCGCGGTGCTGCACCCCCGGTTCACCGACTTTACCGTCCAGCGCGCCGTCGAACGGCTCCTCGACCTCGACGGCCAGCCGGAAAACCCGTTCATCCGCCTTCTCCGCGACCCGCAGGGGTTCGCCGGACCCGTCAGAGAGCGGGAGGAGGTCATCTGTGATGCAGAACGGCTCGCCCGTGATTCCGGGTTCACGAAGAGCCAGGAGCGGGCGTTCCGGCAGGTGCTGACGAACCGGCTCACGCTGGTCTGGGGGCCGCCGGGGACCGGGAAGACGCACTTCCTCGCGAACGCCCTCCTCTCGCTCGTCAAGGCCCGGCGGGTGCAGAACGAGCGGGTCCGGATCGGGGTGACGGCGTTCACCCACGCCGCCATCGAGAACCTGCTCGTCAAGATCCAGGAGTCCGTGGGCGGGTTCGGGCTGGACGCGGATCTTGCGATCTACAAGCTCAACGCCACACGGACCGCGAGGGGCGAGCGGAGCCTCGAGGCTCTCCCCCACGACCGGGCCGATACCGTCGCCGGGTGCCCGTCGCTCCTCCTTGGGGGGACGGTCCACAGCTTCGGCAAACTCGAGAAGTCCCTCCCCGCCCTCGACCTCCTGATAGTCGACGAGGCCTCGCAGATGCGGCCGGCCGAACTCGCGATGGCCCTCTCGGTGCTCGGCCGGGAGGGGAGGCTCGTCCTTGCCGGGGACGACCTGCAGCTCCCCCCGGTCGTCCAGGGCGCCTATCCGGCGCCGGAAGACGGCCTCCCGGGCCTCGAGGACTCGATCTTCGCCTACCTCCGGCACCGCGACGACCCCGCCCGCCCGGTCTACACCTGCCAGCTCCAGGAGAACTGGCGTATGAACCGGACCCTCTCGCGGTTCGCGGCCGAGACCCTCTACGGGCCCGGATACGCCCCCGCGACCGATCTGGTCGGGAGCCGGCGTATCGCTCTCGCAGAGGGAGAAACGGAGGAGTACATAGAGTGGGTCCTCGACCCCGCCTATCCCCTCGTCCTCTGCGTCCTCGAGAACGTCCGGACGACGGTCGAGAACCGCATCGAGGCGGCGCTCGCCGCCCGGCTCGCCTCCACGCTCCGCGAGCGGCTCATCGACCCCGAGACGGGCCGACCCTACCCTGCGGGGGGCGACGGCGACGCCCGCTTCTGGCAGCACGGGCTCTTCATCGTCAGCCCGCACCACGCCCAGATCGGTGCCGTTCAGGACTGTCTCGCCCGCGAGCGGGCCTGGGAGTCGCGGCCGTTCGTCGATACCGTCGACAAGATGCAGGGCCAGGAGGCGGAGGCGGTCATCGTCAGCTACGGCGTGAGCGACGTCGAGACCGCCCTCGCGGAGGCGGAGTTCATCTACAGCAGGAACCGCCTGAACGTCTCGCTGACCCGGAGCCGGGCGAAATGCGTCGTCTTCCTCCCCCGGCCGCTGCTCGAGCCCCCGCTCGACCTTGTCGGGGACGAGACGGCGGCGGCGGGGCTCGAGCAGATGCTCGACCTCCAGGAGTTCTGCCGGACCCACGGGGAGGCGCGGACGTTCTCCCCCGGCGGGGAGGCGGAAGGGGTCCGGCTCACGGTGATGCGGGCGCGGGAGGGGTGA
- a CDS encoding DUF447 domain-containing protein: protein MGLLTEGINEVIATTDNNAAPMGIINRGGSLHMVLFRGSHTARNVARDRWVVANFVFDPVLYVRTAFEDLPEDAFVEEAIDGMVVSRLRDAEAWAAFAADVERSSDEAITVRLVPVHEEVLDLRLHPVNRGFASIVDATVHATRYVRTRDPWLGQLIEHHAGLARKCGGPREWEALDLLRGYIAGLTGE, encoded by the coding sequence GTGGGACTGCTGACCGAGGGGATCAACGAGGTCATCGCGACCACCGATAACAACGCCGCCCCGATGGGGATCATCAACCGCGGGGGCTCCCTGCACATGGTCCTCTTCCGGGGGAGCCACACGGCGAGGAACGTCGCCCGCGACCGCTGGGTGGTGGCGAACTTCGTCTTCGATCCGGTCCTCTACGTCAGGACGGCGTTTGAGGATCTGCCTGAGGATGCCTTCGTAGAGGAGGCGATCGACGGGATGGTCGTCTCCCGTCTCCGCGACGCGGAGGCCTGGGCTGCGTTCGCCGCGGACGTCGAGCGGTCGAGCGACGAGGCGATCACTGTCCGGCTCGTCCCCGTCCACGAGGAGGTGCTCGATCTGCGGCTGCACCCGGTGAACAGGGGGTTTGCGAGCATCGTCGACGCGACGGTCCACGCCACCCGCTATGTCCGGACCCGCGACCCCTGGCTCGGGCAACTGATCGAGCACCACGCCGGTCTCGCCCGGAAGTGCGGCGGTCCCCGGGAGTGGGAGGCGCTCGACCTCCTCCGGGGGTATATCGCAGGTCTTACCGGGGAGTGA
- a CDS encoding HhH-GPD family protein, with the protein MGVIGSLDPDQNDLERRILEETREHGATPEAVGLFSDLILSHFRAHGRDLPWRQTADPYRILVSEIMLQQTQVERVAVRYREFLERFPDFASLAAAPQSEVLLAWQGMGYNRRALALQRTAQRVVEEYGGRLPADVETLATFPGIGKATAAAIAAYAFNTPVVYIETNIRRVFIHFFFQDREGVRDDEILPLVERALHRENPREWYSALMDYGTILKKRTANPNRRSASYSRQSRFEGSDRQVRGRLLALVLEEGSVTEAEAAARTGEEPGRVRRILADLAREGFVAESEGTYTCR; encoded by the coding sequence ATGGGTGTGATCGGCAGCCTCGACCCCGACCAGAACGACCTCGAACGGCGGATCCTCGAAGAGACCCGCGAGCACGGGGCCACCCCGGAGGCCGTCGGCCTCTTTTCCGACCTCATCCTCTCGCACTTCCGCGCCCACGGCCGCGACCTCCCCTGGCGGCAGACCGCCGACCCCTACCGGATCCTCGTCTCCGAGATCATGCTCCAGCAGACGCAGGTCGAGCGGGTCGCCGTAAGGTATCGTGAGTTTCTCGAGAGGTTTCCGGACTTCGCGAGCCTCGCCGCCGCCCCGCAGAGCGAGGTCCTCCTCGCCTGGCAGGGCATGGGCTACAACCGCCGGGCGCTCGCGCTCCAGAGGACCGCGCAGCGGGTCGTCGAGGAGTACGGCGGCCGGCTCCCCGCCGACGTCGAGACACTCGCGACCTTCCCCGGCATCGGGAAGGCGACCGCGGCGGCCATTGCCGCGTATGCCTTCAACACGCCGGTTGTCTACATCGAGACGAACATCCGCCGGGTCTTCATCCACTTCTTCTTCCAGGACCGCGAGGGGGTCAGGGACGACGAGATCCTCCCGCTCGTCGAGCGGGCCCTTCACCGCGAGAACCCGCGGGAGTGGTATAGCGCCCTGATGGACTACGGCACGATCCTGAAGAAGCGGACGGCGAACCCCAACCGGCGGAGCGCGTCGTACTCCCGGCAGAGCAGGTTCGAGGGCTCCGACCGGCAGGTGAGGGGAAGGCTGCTCGCCCTCGTCCTCGAGGAGGGGTCGGTCACGGAGGCGGAGGCGGCCGCCCGGACCGGGGAAGAGCCCGGCCGTGTGCGGCGGATCCTCGCCGACCTCGCCCGTGAGGGGTTCGTCGCCGAGAGCGAGGGCACCTACACCTGCCGGTAA
- the uvsE gene encoding UV DNA damage repair endonuclease UvsE: MKIGYPCINRSVGCSSGRTFRLASYSDERLIATVRENLRCLDTILRFNLASDLLFFRITSDLVPFGSHPIAAAPWEETFAEEFAALGRFIDDHGMRISMHPDQFVVINAKDPDIIGRSVAELRYHARVLDALHLDRTAKIQIHVGGVYGDKEAAMERFCREYSHLDESILRRLVVENDDSRYTLADCLRIHEETGIPVLFDAFHHHLNSSGEGVAEAVREAATTWEPHDGILMTDYSTAMPGGRRGRHAESLDPADFAEFLNLTAPTDMDIMLEIKDKEKSALLAVGIARRDGRFRLQQEH, translated from the coding sequence ATGAAGATCGGCTACCCGTGCATCAACCGGAGCGTCGGCTGCTCAAGCGGCCGCACGTTCCGGCTCGCCTCCTACTCCGATGAGCGGCTGATAGCGACCGTCCGCGAGAACCTCCGCTGCCTCGATACGATCCTCCGCTTCAACCTCGCATCGGACCTCCTCTTCTTCCGGATCACCTCCGACCTCGTCCCGTTCGGGTCGCACCCGATCGCTGCCGCACCCTGGGAGGAGACCTTCGCCGAGGAGTTTGCGGCGCTCGGCCGGTTCATCGACGACCACGGGATGCGGATCTCGATGCACCCCGACCAGTTCGTCGTCATCAACGCAAAAGACCCCGACATCATCGGCCGGAGCGTCGCGGAGCTCCGCTACCACGCCAGAGTTCTCGACGCCCTCCACCTCGATCGGACGGCAAAGATCCAGATCCACGTCGGCGGCGTCTACGGCGATAAAGAGGCCGCGATGGAGCGGTTCTGCCGCGAGTACTCCCACCTCGACGAGAGCATCCTCCGCCGGCTGGTCGTCGAGAACGACGACTCGCGCTACACCCTTGCCGACTGCCTCCGCATCCATGAGGAGACCGGTATTCCCGTCCTCTTCGACGCCTTCCACCACCACCTCAACTCCTCAGGCGAGGGGGTGGCCGAAGCGGTGAGAGAGGCCGCCACGACCTGGGAGCCGCACGACGGCATCCTGATGACCGACTACAGCACCGCGATGCCCGGCGGGCGGCGGGGGCGGCACGCGGAGAGCCTTGATCCCGCCGATTTTGCGGAGTTCCTCAACCTGACCGCACCGACGGATATGGACATCATGCTCGAGATCAAGGATAAAGAGAAGAGCGCCCTGTTGGCCGTCGGGATCGCCCGCCGTGACGGGCGGTTCCGTCTGCAGCAGGAGCATTAG